The following are from one region of the Vibrio rarus genome:
- the mrcB gene encoding penicillin-binding protein 1B, with product MPEKRTPEKRRQTKKPQAKKTPAKKSAAGKRRTKKAPSKSWGRRIFSISWKLAVAGIAVLAFIMIYLNTIVERRFDGQLFDLPTVVYARILNLAPGTELTHSQMLKELDVLNYRKVRNPQFPGEYSSSSSKIELIRRPFDFQDGPETERHVMLNFNSNSVTKIASLDKGGELGFLRLEPKMLGMLEKDVTEQRLFVKRQDYPEFLVDALLTTEDRDFYHHDGVSPTAIARAFIVNLKAGRAVQGGSTLTQQLSKNLFLTREKTLWRKVREALIAIIIDHRYSKDRILEAYLNEVYLGQSAGQAIHGFGLAARFYFGQPIQELRVDQLAMLVGLVKGPSYYNPVRNPQRAKHRRDLILKLLFEQGTLDSDQYQQAISRELDLQKVPRIASRQPAYFQQLKNELNRNVGDDFEQHAGLRLFTTLDPVSQSELEKAVTATLPRLEKGKAKNLQAAAIAVDRQTGEIRAMVGGRRTGYDGFNRVLNASRQIGSLVKPAVYLDALMQPNKYQLASTLVDEPISLKGNKGSTWTPRNYDRKFLGNIPLYHSLAHSRNVPTVQLGMTLGIKNVQQVIEKLGVDKGEVRPLPSMFLGAFTLTPYQVAQMYQSLTNSGRKVPLSALRVVKDQQGEVIYQSFPKAQQVVPEQAAWLTTYAMKKVVTEGTGRYLSAHFSRYALAGKTGTSNDGRDSWFVGVDGREVVTVWVGRDDNTQAYLTGASGALRVYADYLQQREPEVLTLPWPQGIRTLGYRKQQDGSLTVDCNSKFTLPVWDEDGQALAECESNAKPWFKKILPW from the coding sequence GGGACGAAGAATTTTCAGCATCAGCTGGAAGCTAGCTGTGGCTGGAATCGCCGTGCTCGCTTTTATCATGATTTATCTCAACACCATAGTGGAACGTCGTTTTGATGGGCAATTATTTGATTTGCCTACCGTGGTGTATGCGCGCATATTGAACTTGGCTCCGGGGACGGAACTGACCCATTCACAAATGTTAAAAGAGTTGGATGTTCTCAATTATCGCAAGGTAAGAAACCCTCAGTTCCCTGGGGAGTATTCGTCATCAAGCAGTAAAATAGAGTTGATTAGACGTCCATTTGATTTTCAAGATGGGCCAGAAACTGAACGCCATGTCATGTTGAACTTTAACAGCAATAGCGTGACAAAAATTGCCTCCTTAGACAAAGGCGGTGAGCTCGGATTTTTGCGTTTAGAACCTAAAATGCTGGGTATGCTTGAGAAAGATGTAACAGAGCAGCGACTGTTTGTTAAACGCCAAGATTATCCTGAATTTTTAGTGGACGCACTACTGACAACCGAAGACCGCGATTTTTATCACCACGATGGGGTATCACCAACGGCCATTGCCCGTGCTTTTATTGTGAACTTAAAAGCAGGGAGAGCGGTGCAAGGGGGAAGTACTCTTACTCAGCAGTTGAGTAAAAATTTATTTTTAACGCGTGAAAAAACACTGTGGCGTAAGGTTCGTGAAGCTCTGATCGCCATCATTATTGATCATCGCTATAGCAAAGATCGTATTCTTGAAGCGTATTTAAATGAAGTGTACCTAGGTCAAAGTGCCGGACAAGCGATCCACGGTTTTGGTCTAGCAGCACGCTTTTATTTTGGTCAACCAATTCAAGAGCTTAGGGTTGATCAGTTGGCCATGTTAGTAGGGCTAGTTAAGGGGCCGTCTTACTATAACCCAGTGCGTAATCCACAGCGAGCTAAGCATCGTCGCGATTTGATCCTTAAACTGCTGTTTGAACAAGGGACATTAGATTCGGATCAATACCAACAGGCCATTAGCCGTGAATTGGATCTGCAAAAAGTGCCTCGTATTGCGAGTCGACAACCCGCCTATTTTCAGCAATTAAAAAATGAGTTAAACCGCAATGTAGGTGATGATTTTGAACAACATGCCGGACTGAGATTATTCACCACACTAGATCCTGTTTCGCAGAGTGAATTAGAAAAAGCGGTGACAGCAACACTGCCTCGATTGGAAAAAGGAAAAGCCAAAAACTTGCAAGCGGCTGCGATTGCCGTTGATCGACAAACGGGTGAAATTCGCGCCATGGTGGGGGGCAGAAGAACGGGCTATGATGGATTTAATCGTGTGTTAAATGCGTCACGGCAAATCGGTTCGTTGGTGAAGCCTGCGGTGTATTTGGATGCCTTAATGCAACCCAATAAATACCAATTGGCGAGCACCTTAGTGGATGAACCTATCTCCTTAAAAGGCAACAAAGGAAGCACCTGGACTCCGCGTAACTATGATCGGAAGTTTTTGGGCAATATTCCTCTTTATCACTCGTTAGCTCACTCTAGAAATGTACCTACGGTGCAGTTAGGGATGACGCTAGGTATTAAAAATGTGCAGCAGGTAATTGAAAAGTTAGGTGTGGATAAAGGGGAAGTTCGTCCTCTACCTTCAATGTTTTTAGGTGCCTTTACCCTGACCCCTTATCAAGTAGCACAAATGTACCAATCATTAACCAACTCAGGGAGAAAAGTGCCGTTAAGTGCTCTGAGGGTGGTTAAAGATCAACAGGGTGAGGTGATTTATCAGTCATTCCCTAAAGCTCAACAGGTGGTGCCAGAACAAGCCGCTTGGCTCACCACTTATGCGATGAAAAAAGTCGTCACCGAAGGTACTGGACGTTATTTAAGTGCGCATTTCTCTCGTTATGCTTTAGCGGGTAAAACCGGCACCAGTAATGACGGACGTGACAGTTGGTTTGTCGGTGTTGACGGTAGAGAAGTGGTGACAGTATGGGTAGGGCGCGATGATAACACTCAAGCTTACTTAACAGGGGCGTCAGGGGCATTGCGAGTTTATGCCGACTATTTACAACAACGAGAGCCGGAAGTGCTGACTTTGCCTTGGCCACAAGGAATTAGAACCTTAGGATACCGCAAACAACAAGATGGTAGCTTAACGGTTGATTGTAATAGTAAATTTACCTTACCGGTTTGGGATGAAGATGGCCAAGCCTTGGCGGAATGTGAATCTAATGCAAAGCCTTGGTTTAAAAAAATATTACCTTGGTAG
- a CDS encoding patatin-like phospholipase family protein — protein sequence MLRNACAVSLIILLTVLVGVQPSFATEVNQVTSKSRPTIGVVLAGGGAKGAAHIGVLKALEEMRIPVDIITGTSMGSYVGGLYATGQSADQIESYLTAVDWNLGYRDQVDRSDRRFRDKAYEDRYQINADLGIGWGKIKTPKGVVQGQGMLRILRETSHSPLKMDSFDDFAIRYRAVATDIVNLQEVVLDKGYLVDAMMASMSVPGALPPYELDGRLLVDGGVVNNMPVDLAQQMGADYIIAVDISSDYKTKEELSSFLDVGGQLSNYLVQRGTVEQGKRLNEQDVLLSPAVGQIGTTDFSAMPEAYKRGYEEAMKHKQQLQKFALSEQDYAAYQNRKRQKAQKIIFGDDIPITNIEMVNQTHFNPDVLNTRLALDPEDDLTSEDIEHSISRLYALDRFEKITYKHKQDDQENTIVIDVDEKDWGPNYLNFRFFLEDDFTTTSQYSLGASANFTDLGWDGGEMRTSLELGTDKLLAADIYTPFFSNQLLFNTLKFSYSDESRNVPVASIQGNEINDLSDVSNYIPISYSEFVADASVGLQPALWSHISLGLRYTSGRASLSTFSSGGDISYDRKGIYVQYVVDTLDSASLPTKGSYLSMEYLTSFDEVDEKKSTYKEERVDEYKVRWLSAFTFWQKHTFVANAELGLFDSENNVAPIDPYDLGGFQHLSGIPRNSLIGQNKAFTMLIYRYRWFENDFGMFQSPIYVGLSAEYGGVWSGADRSLDDVPLFVAGSAYIGIDSPIGPVLLGYGQTENGMGAAYLSIGTAFK from the coding sequence TTGCTTCGGAATGCATGTGCTGTCAGTCTAATTATCCTCCTCACTGTGCTGGTCGGTGTACAACCGTCTTTCGCAACAGAGGTGAATCAAGTGACCTCTAAATCCAGACCTACTATAGGGGTCGTTTTAGCCGGGGGAGGCGCAAAGGGGGCCGCGCATATTGGTGTGCTCAAAGCCCTAGAAGAAATGCGTATACCTGTTGATATTATCACAGGTACCAGCATGGGATCTTATGTTGGAGGCTTATACGCCACAGGACAAAGCGCCGATCAAATTGAAAGTTATTTGACGGCGGTAGATTGGAACTTAGGCTATCGCGATCAAGTGGATCGCTCCGATCGCCGCTTTCGTGACAAAGCGTATGAAGATAGATACCAAATCAATGCGGATTTAGGCATTGGTTGGGGAAAAATCAAAACCCCTAAAGGCGTCGTGCAAGGGCAAGGCATGTTGCGCATATTACGCGAAACGTCCCACTCTCCTTTAAAAATGGACAGCTTTGATGATTTTGCCATTCGCTATCGCGCAGTAGCGACGGATATTGTTAATTTGCAAGAAGTGGTGCTAGACAAAGGTTACCTAGTGGATGCGATGATGGCATCTATGTCAGTGCCAGGGGCATTACCTCCTTATGAATTGGATGGACGTTTATTAGTTGATGGCGGCGTGGTGAACAACATGCCGGTAGATTTGGCCCAACAAATGGGTGCAGATTATATAATTGCAGTCGATATTTCCTCTGATTATAAAACCAAAGAGGAATTATCTAGCTTTTTAGATGTGGGGGGGCAACTTTCCAATTACCTAGTTCAACGCGGCACAGTGGAACAAGGGAAGCGACTCAATGAGCAAGATGTCTTATTGTCTCCTGCTGTAGGCCAAATAGGGACGACAGATTTTAGTGCAATGCCTGAAGCCTATAAACGGGGCTATGAAGAGGCAATGAAGCATAAGCAACAACTGCAAAAATTTGCGTTATCAGAACAAGATTATGCCGCTTACCAGAACAGGAAACGGCAAAAAGCGCAAAAAATCATATTTGGCGATGATATTCCAATCACTAACATCGAAATGGTCAATCAAACGCATTTCAATCCCGATGTACTCAACACTCGCTTAGCGTTAGACCCTGAAGATGACCTGACATCTGAAGATATAGAGCACTCTATCTCACGACTGTATGCATTAGATCGATTTGAAAAAATCACTTATAAGCATAAACAAGATGACCAAGAAAATACCATTGTTATTGATGTGGATGAGAAAGACTGGGGTCCCAACTATTTGAATTTTAGGTTTTTTCTGGAAGACGATTTTACGACCACAAGTCAGTACAGCTTAGGGGCATCAGCTAACTTCACTGACCTTGGTTGGGATGGTGGTGAAATGAGAACCAGTTTAGAGTTGGGAACGGATAAGTTACTGGCGGCCGATATTTATACGCCTTTTTTCTCCAATCAATTGTTATTTAATACTCTAAAGTTCAGCTATTCCGACGAAAGCCGCAATGTACCAGTGGCAAGCATTCAAGGTAATGAAATCAATGATTTGTCGGATGTCTCCAATTACATACCGATTTCATACTCAGAGTTTGTTGCGGATGCCAGTGTCGGTTTGCAACCCGCGCTATGGAGTCATATTTCCCTTGGGCTTCGCTATACCAGTGGTAGAGCGTCGTTATCTACCTTCTCTTCCGGTGGTGATATCTCATACGATCGTAAAGGTATCTATGTACAATACGTCGTCGATACCTTAGATAGTGCGAGTTTACCTACCAAAGGTAGTTACTTATCCATGGAGTATTTGACCTCTTTTGATGAAGTGGATGAAAAAAAATCTACTTATAAAGAAGAAAGGGTGGATGAATACAAAGTGCGTTGGCTTTCAGCGTTCACTTTTTGGCAAAAACATACCTTTGTAGCAAATGCCGAACTGGGACTGTTTGATTCAGAAAATAATGTGGCGCCTATTGATCCCTATGATCTTGGTGGCTTTCAGCATTTGTCAGGTATCCCGCGTAATAGCTTAATTGGCCAAAACAAAGCATTTACTATGTTGATATATCGCTACCGATGGTTTGAAAATGACTTTGGTATGTTCCAGTCACCGATTTACGTTGGATTATCAGCAGAGTATGGTGGAGTATGGTCAGGAGCGGATCGTAGCCTTGATGATGTGCCGTTATTTGTTGCAGGCTCAGCTTATATAGGTATCGATTCTCCAATCGGGCCGGTGTTATTGGGCTATGGACAGACTGAAAACGGTATGGGAGCCGCTTATCTTTCCATTGGTACTGCGTTTAAATAA